Proteins encoded by one window of Fusarium graminearum PH-1 chromosome 1, whole genome shotgun sequence:
- a CDS encoding glucosamine-fructose-6-phosphate aminotransferase, with the protein MCGIFGYINYLVEKDRKFILDTLVNGLSRLEYRGYDSAGLAIDGDKKKEVLAFKEVGKVAKLRKLIDESELDLEKIFDSHAGIAHTRWATHGPPSTTNCHPHRSDTTWEFSIVHNGIITNYKELKTLLQTKGFKFETETDTECIAKLTKYIHDQHPSIGFTDLAKAVIQELEGAYGLLIKSVHYPHEVIAARKGSPLVIGVKTERRMKVDFVDVEYSDENAALPAEAAAQNVAIKKNDLLAPDSGLLGAADKSLLHRSQSRAFMTDDGMPMPTEFFLSSDPSAIVEHTKKVMYLEDDDIAHIHEGSLNIHRLKKADGSSNVRTIQTLELELQEIMKGKFDHFMQKEIFEQPESVVNTMRGRLDIANKTVTLGGLRSYISTIRRCRRIIFIACGTSYHSCMAVRGIFEELAEIPIAVELASDFLDRQAPVFRDDTCVFVSQSGETADSLMALRYCLERGALTVGIVNVVGSSISLLTHCGVHVNAGPEIGVASTKAYTSQFIAMVMFALSLSEDRASKKARREEIMEGLSNVSAQIKSILELDSSIKKLCENFMNQKSLLLLGRGSQFSTALEGALKIKEISYLHCEAVMSGELKHGVLALVDENLPIIMILTRDDLFKKSLNAYQQVIARGGKPIVICNPDDEEFKASEAEKIEIPKTVDVLQGLLNVIPLQLIAYWLAVLEGLNVDFPRNLAKSVTVE; encoded by the exons ATGTG TGGTATTTTCGGATACATCAACTACCTGGTGGAGAAGGACCGCAAGTTCATCCTCGACACTCTTGTCAACG GTTTGTCCCGTCTCGAGTACCGTGGATATGACTCTGCTGGTCTAGCTATCGAcggcgacaagaagaaggaggttcTTGCCTTCAAGGAGGTTGGCAAGGTCGCCAAGCTCCGAAAGCTCATCGACGAGTCCGAGCTTGACCTCGAGAAGATCTTTGATTCACATGCCGGTATTGCCCACACCCGATGGGCTACTCACGGTCCcccttccaccaccaactgCCATCCTCATCG ATCTGACACCACCTGGGAGTTCTCCATTGTCCACAACGGTATCATCACCAACTACAAGGAGCTTAAGACTCTCCTCCAGACCAAGGGTTTCAAGTtcgagaccgagaccgaCACTGAGTGCATTGCCAAGCTCACCAAGTACATCCACGACCAGCACCCTTCCATCGGCTTCACCGACCTGGCCAAGGCTGTCATCCAGGAGCTCGAGGGTGCTTACGGTCTCCTCATCAAGTCCGTCCACTACCCCCATGAGGTCATCGCCGCCCGAAAAGGTTCTCCTCTTGTCATCGGTGTCAAGACCGAGCGCCGCATGAAGGTCGACTTCGTCGATGTTGAGTACTCTGACGAGAACGCTGCCCTCCCCGCCGAGGCTGCTGCCCAGAATGtcgctatcaagaagaacgacCTTCTTGCCCCTGACTCTGGCCTTCTCGGTGCCGCCGACAAGTCCCTCCTCCACCGATCTCAGTCTCGTGCCTTCATGACCGATGATGGCATGCCCATGCCCACTGagttcttcctctcctccgACCCCTCTGCCATTGTCGAGCacaccaagaaggtcatgTACCTTGAGGACGATGACATTGCTCACATCCACGAGGGCTCCCTCAACATCCATCGcctcaagaaggccgatgGCAGCTCCAACGTCCGAACCATCCAGACCCTCGAGCTTGAGCTCCAGGAGATCATGAAGGGCAAGTTCGACCACTTCATGCAAAAGGAGATTTTTGAGCAGCCCGAGTCCGTTGTCAACACCATGCGTGGTCGTCTCGACATCGCCAACAAGACCGTCACTCTCGGTGGTCTCCGCTCCTACATCTCCACTATCCGCCGATGCCGCcgcatcatcttcattgcTTGCGGTACCTCTTACCACTCTTGCATGGCTGTCCGTGGTatctttgaggagcttgctgAGATCCCCATCGCCGTCGAGCTGGCTTCCGATTTCCTTGACCGACAGGCCCCTGTCTTCCGTGACGACACTTGCGTCTTCGTCTCTCAGTCTGGTGAGACTGCCGACTCCCTCATGGCCCTCCGCTACTGCTTGGAGCGTGGTGCCCTGACCGTTGGTATCGTCAACGTTGTCGGTTCctccatctctctcctcaCCCACTGTGGTGTTCACGTCAACGCCGGTCCTGAGATCGGTGTCGCCTCTACCAAGGCCTACACCTCTCAGTTCATTGCCATGGTCATGTTCGCTCTGTCCCTGAGCGAGGACCGTGCCTCCAAGAAGGCTCGCCGTGAGGAGATCATGGAGGGTCTCTCCAACGTCTCTGCTCAGATCAagtccatccttgagcttgactcctCCATTAAGAAGCTCTGCGAGAACTTCATGAACCAGAAGTCactcctccttctcggccgTGGTAGCCAGTTCTCCACTGCCCTCGAGGGtgccctcaagatcaaggaaatcTCCTACCTTCACTGCGAGGCTGTCATGTCTGGTGAGCTGAAGCACGGTGTCCTGGCCCTGGTCGATGAGAACCtccccatcatcatgatcctGACCCGTgatgacctcttcaagaagtcCCTCAACGCCTACCAGCAGGTTATTGCTCGTGGTGGTAAGCCCATCGTCATCTGCAACCCCGACGATGAGGAGTTCAAGGCttccgaggccgagaagatcGAGATCCCCAAGACCGTTGACGTCCTCCAGGGTCTCCTCAACGTCATTCCTCTCCAGCTCATTGCCTACTGGCTCGCTGTTCTCGAGGGTCTCAACGTTGACTTCCCTCGtaacttggccaagtcgGTCACCGTCGAGTAA